A window of Elgaria multicarinata webbii isolate HBS135686 ecotype San Diego chromosome 2, rElgMul1.1.pri, whole genome shotgun sequence contains these coding sequences:
- the KLHL28 gene encoding kelch-like protein 28, giving the protein MDQSSPTYMIANLTPLHSEQLLQGLNLLRQHHELCDIILRVGDVKIHAHKVVLASISPYFKAMFSGNLSEKENSEVEFQCIAEAALQAIVEYAYTGTVFISQDTVESLLPAANLLQIKLVLKECCTFLESQLDPGNCIGISRFAETYGCHDLYLAANKYICQNFEDVCQTEEFFELTHSELDEIASNDCLNVVTEEMVFYALESWIKYDVQERQKYLAQLLHCVRLPLLSVKFLTRLYEANHLIRDDHTCKHLLNEALKYHFMPEHRLSYQTVLTTRPRCPPKVLCAVGGKAGLFACLESVEMYFPQNDSWIGLAPLSVPRYEFGICVLDQKIYVIGGIATHMCQDINYRKHENSVECWDPDTNTWTAIESMNESRSTLGVAVLSREIYALGGYDGQSYLQLVEKYIPKVKEWQPVAPMSKTRSCFAAAVLDGMIYAIGGYGPAHMNSVERYDPSKDSWETVAPMADKRINFGVGVMLGFIFVVGGHNGVSHLSSIERYDPHQNQWTVCRPMKEPRTGVGAAVIDTYLYVVGGHSGSSYLNTVQKYDPISDSWLDTAGMMYCRCNFGLTAL; this is encoded by the exons ATGGACCAGTCGTCTCCAACCTACATGATTGCCAATTTAACTCCTTTGCATTCCGAACAACTCCTGCAGGGCCTGAACCTCCTCCGGCAGCACCATGAGCTCTGCGACATCATCCTTCGTGTGGGAGATGTCAAGATCCATGCCCACAAGGTGGTGCTTGCCAGCATCAGTCCATACTTTAAGGCCATGTTCAGTGGCAACCTCTCTGAGAAGGAGAACTCAGAGGTGGAATTTCAGTGCATTGCTGAGGCGGCCCTGCAGGCTATAGTGGAATATGCCTACACGGGGACGGTGTTCATATCCCAGGACACGGTCGAGTCCCTTCTGCCTGCTGCCAACCTCCTGCAAATCAAGCTCGTGCTGAAGGAGTGCTGCACCTTCTTGGAGAGCCAGCTGGACCCGGGCAACTGCATTGGGATCTCCCGCTTTGCTGAGACGTACGGCTGCCATGACCTCTACTTGGCTGCCAACAAATACATTTGCCAGAACTTTGAAGACGTTTGCCAGACAGAAGAGTTTTTTGAACTTACTCATTCTGAGCTGGATGAAATTGCCTCCAATGACTGCTTGAATGTGGTCACTGAGGAGATGGTCTTCTATGCGCTGGAGTCTTGGATCAAGTACGACGTTCAAGAACGCCAGAAGTACCTTGCGCAGCTCCTGCACTGTGTGCGGCTGCCTCTGCTGAGTGTTAAGTTCCTCACGAGGCTCTACGAAGCCAATCATCTCATCCGTGATGATCACACCTGTAAGCACCTGCTGAATGAAGCCCTGAAGTACCATTTCATGCCTGAACACAGGCTTTCTTACCAGACAGTGCTGACAACTCGCCCTCGCTGCCCTCCTAAAGTGCTCTGTGCTGTGGGAGGGAAAGCTGGACTCTTTGCTTGCTTGGAAAG tGTTGAGATGTACTTTCCTCAGAATGACTCCTGGATAGGCTTGGCACCTCTAAGCGTCCCTCGCTATGAGTTTGGAATCTGCGTCCTTGATCAGAAAATCTACGTGATAGGAGGGATTGCAACCCACATGTGTCAAGACATCAACTATCGGAAACACGAAAACTCTGTGGAATGTTGGGACCCAGATACAAACACCTGGACGGCCATTGAAAGTATGAATGAGAGCCGGAGCACCTTGGGGGTCGCCGTTCTCTCCCGGGAAATCTACGCCTTAGGGGGCTATGACGGACAGTCCTATCTGCAATTGGTGGAGAAGTACATTCCGAAGGTTAAGGAGTGGCAGCCAGTAGCACCAATGAGTAAAACCAGGAGTTGTTTCGCTGCGGCTGTTCTGGATGGAATGATCTATGCCATTGGCGGCTATGGCCCGGCTCACATGAACAG TGTGGAACGTTACGATCCCAGCAAAGACTCCTGGGAGACGGTCGCTCCAATGGCTGATAAAAGAATAAACTTTGGTGTCGGGGTTATGCTGGGCTTCATTTTCGTAGTCGGAGGGCACAATGGCGTTTCCCACTTGTCCAGCATCGAGCGATACGACCCTCACCAAAACCAATGGACTGTTTGTCGGCCAATGAAGGAGCCCCGTACAG GAGTTGGCGCAGCTGTAATTGACACCTACCTTTACGTAGTTGGTGGACATTCAGGGTCATCCTACCTGAACACGGTACAGAAATATGACCCCATATCCGATAGCTGGCTGGACACAGCTGGTATGATGTACTGCCGATGCAATTTTGGCTTAACTGCACTTTGA